In Salvia miltiorrhiza cultivar Shanhuang (shh) chromosome 4, IMPLAD_Smil_shh, whole genome shotgun sequence, the DNA window TAGCTTTTGAAAATGGGACGCGGCCCTGTTCGTTCGAGCCATGAGGTGATGATCGAGCGAAGACTCAACCGTCGACGGCGAACCATGACGACGTACAGTGGCGCGCTGGACTCGTGCCCAGCAGCGGTGGTTCCAAGGGCAGCTGCTGCGCTTTTAAGAGGCGTTAGGGCTCGACCAGTAGTCAGAGCAGAGAGAGGGAAGAGCAGAGTCGAGAGGTCAGAGCAGAGAGCGAGGGGCAGAGCAGAGAGTAGAGAGGGCAGTGCAGAGAGAGATAAGAGCAGAGAGCGAGGGGcagagcagagagcgagagGGCAGAGCAGAGAGTGAGAGATGGCAGTACAGCTTCGCCAGACCTCAGAGCGGCGACAGCAACGGCCGCTCGCCGGTTGCATGTTGACGGCGGCGAAGGCGGGTTTGATTTTCTGATTTCAGAAAAGAAAGGCCAAGCCTTCCATTGTTCTGTCAGTTTGAGAGAGAGGATAGTGAGACGGTAAGGTGTGCCGCCCTCGGCCAGGCACGGCCAcgccggcagcggcggcggcgctcgcCTCGGCTGGAGacggatcgagagagagagagaaccgatggGAGAGTCTGTTTTGAGGAGAGAGAGGGACCGAGTGGGGGAGATAAGGAAGTGTTGGGCAAAAATTTTGGGCTTGTCATTTATTTGTTTTGGGCcaccttttttttatttgggccGATTTCATATTAGTAGAATGGGCTGTAATTATTCAAGCCACTCTTATTTAAATCTTTGACTACCTTATATTTGGGccttttattttggattaatttcattattattcttttatatttatttaagctCGATAAATTATCATCCAGTGGAGATTGTGTGGAAAAACTCGATAAAATTTAGTACactttatttcaaattttaaagattatgtggaaaaactaaaatttgtcCAGACTTTATGTATTTTAAGAAATTTCCGCATAAAAATATACCTATAAGGATATAATTAATCTTGCAATGCCACTTGTTCTACTTAATTCTATCTTTAGATCATATTGGCATGATCACATGGCCTTCAAAAGGAAGAATGAGTGATGATGGCTGCATGACGTGATcatgactctctctctctccccccctcCCCAAGAATTTGGGAGAACATTGGCATTCAAAATTAAGTAGATGAGTTGCATGCATGAAAATGCATTAGCAGCAGATGATTTTCAGATGGATCTTGATATAAGATCCATCTGAAAATCATCTGTATTATATCAAGATTCATCTTAAAATCATCTGTTGCTAGTGCATTTTCATGCATGCAACTCATCTGCTTGGAATAGAATTTCAATGCATTCATTAGGGAATTAATTTGGTCTCAAGAAATTCGGTAGAGGAGAATGAGATTGGAGGCTAAAGactcaatattttattttttccttaaGTTTGAAACTAAGTTGATGGTTTATTAATTCTTGAAAGGATTATGTTTTAGTGTCAAAGCCATTTATACACATAAATAAATGCTTAAAATTAATGGGGGTAAAATAAAGAATTGCCAACAAATTACTATATTGGCATCTAACTTCTTGGCAGTTTGAAACGAAGGTAAGGATAATTATTactagaaaataaatttaatcttcttcatttttgtttATATTATTCTGATAGTCGGCAAGGATATTCCAGGAAAGATTTCAATGGATATGGTGGGCTAATTTAGGTTTTTTGATGTGACATGGGTTATATTTTGAAACATTGAAGAATTGATCAACCTTATTTGGGTTAGATTTTTTATCTGCCTTCGACTCGGAAAAGTATGTTTAATTTGtttgatatatattttaataaatattagctGAATATAGTGTGAACGAAGAAATGGTCCATCTTTATAAGTGAAATGAAGAAATAATAGTGTGACATATATATGGAGAATGTATACATAAAAAAAGCGCCGATTTATCGGCGGCAGCTCCGCCGCCGGCGATTACCGGCGGCTTTCCGACGGCGGAGCTGCCGACCCATAGATTTTGAATATATGGCGTTAATACCGGCGGTAAAATCGCCGCCGGTGTGGCCGCCGGTAAAAATTAAGGCCGCCGGTAAATGTCAATTATAATTACATACGTATGTGGCaattataatcacaaaattataGTGCTTAATTgtacaattataatttttttcccgTATAATCTTATGATTTTATGCACTAGCTAATAACTATATATACTATACTACActtatgaaataataataaatgttatttttaaattataaccCAAACTTTGACAACATAGCAACTTTTTAGcctaatttaaaaatattactacaaAATACAATTTATAATTATCTTTGTTGTTCACTTAATAGTATAAACCAAATTTTCCATCAActtaaattgatatattttcaAGAATCAAGCAtctaaaatagtaataattcttATAAACAACCAGAAATGCATCAATGAAGACTTTCTTAAGTTCCCGAAAATTGTGACATAGAGACTAGTATACgctcattcgtgcgatgcacgacggacatcaaaattaaatgataaatttaaataaataaatataaataattataaaaaattaaaatataaacaaatacagaatatgttttaataaaatataataattcacatgaattactcaataaaattctgaatttaaaaatataaattttcaatttatacaaagtgtaatgataattatagttattaaataaatttaaaaattattttacaatgaaaatttgcactatgcatatattattcatcataataaatatttttatacacaaacataaataaaaagttataatttttatggaatagaaagaaaataaaatattttaaatttttcataacttattcttttaaattcatttttaattatttttatactatattaaatttaagatgcatattgattatttttttcatgatcaaatttgatgacgtttagaaaataattacaatataaaaaagtaaaaagaaaaaaatagcaaaaatttttggtggaagaagaggggaaaaaaaagagaaggaaaaaatACCTTTTTATAtaggttaagtaccaaattctcCCCTATCGATGACGTCCCTATCGCGTGCAAGATCATGTAGTCAGGGTAAGAgatgtttactacctcaacgtggcaaaattgCACCAAATTGTCCTCGCCACTTAACGGAGCTTAACATCGTTAGAAATgaaattctctctctaaacAAATCCTTCATTTCATCTCCCATCCCGGAACCAGAACCATTGTCGCCTCCGTATCCGCCACCGGAACCATATCCAGCACCACCTTGGCCCATGCCAgagcctccaccaccaccactacCCCACCCTCCGCCACTACCTCCATAACCACAAGACAAGATCAcaaccattaaaaaaaaaaccaccaCTAAGAAACTACGTAATTATGTGCCTCCATGATTGGCAAATTACAAGACAAGAGAATTAAGGAGGTGGTGGCGGCGCTCCGCCATTATAGGGCAGCATATTCATGGTGATGGAGTGGAAGATGTGAAGAAgagaaaattgaaatttaaaaaccgGAAACTCTGGATGTATTTTGATTTAGGGGAAGGGAATAAGAGAAGAAGTGAGGGGGAAGGAGAGAAGCGGCCACACTGCGCCCAAAGCAGCGAGAACCGGCGACGTCCGCTAGAACAGAGTCGGTGTGTGTCTGTGCGCCCTGTATCAAACAGAGAAGGGGAGGAGGCCCGGCGGCGCAGGGGGGTATTTGGTCCCGTTTCTACCGTTCAATtttcatattaattaaaaaaaatggacgGTGTTATTGTCCGTTAAGTGGCGGGGGAATTTGGTGcaattttgccacgttgagatAATAAACAGTTCTAACCCTGATTATagggtcctgtacgcgatagggacgtcatcgatagggggaaatttggtacttaacctttttatatattatatagattagtaCAGGttatattcataaaaaaaattaaattcacgCTATATTAATCTTTTAATATttcatactccatccgttccacCGAATTTGAgtcgtatttctttttgggctgtTCCGCCGagcttgagtcatttccttttttgccaaaaattaggcaatttaaagcactaatttacaaaattaattgcaccccttattaccttctctctcttactttatcactttattacattctctcttctaTAGTCTCACTTTtatattacacacttaaaacactaatctacaactttttaattctcgtgcccaaaagaaacgtcTCAAGCTTTgcaggacagagggagtactattttcaTGAAAACTACGACTTCATCTTTTTCTTCGACTGACACGCGTattactaaataaaatattgagCTAACAAGTTGAAGAACTATGTGTTGTCTTATTAGTGGAGGTTTTTTTATTGTCGTtgaaaattaatgtaatttccATTGAAAACCCAGTTTTTGGAATGTTGGGTttgttttattcatttttcttttttttactaaaagAAAGTAAGAAACCAACAGTACATGCCGATACTTACGTGAActtaatttgataaaaaaagaaagaaagaaaagaggaACATGTTCAGCAGATTATACATGTCATGATGTACCCCCTACAATAattgcatatatatatgaaattaatacatgaattaaaatgatatttttcccttctatttttcaacttttttatGCGCATCACaatttttttgcaaaaaaattaaaaatgaagtGCGAATAAATTCTAGATAATGGAGGTAGGGTAAAAGTGTTGATTGAATGAAGAAACagacaagaaattaaaatcctttATCCAACAAGAACGACAAATTGCAATTTCACATCTTATCTTATGTTGTGACATTTGGGATAGTAGATGAAGATTAGCACAGATGTTTAGTAAGTTCGGATCACATCACATGAAAGTCATTGTCTCGAGGGTTGAGACCAACATGTTTACCCGCAATCACTATTTGTACAACATAATTTTCCCTATAATTAGGTTGTCACATTTTGATTTTGCattgaataattaatataaCATTAAAATTGCTTGGTCTATCAATTAGGTCAACCGAAAAGGCATGCATTACAATTGCCACGTCATGTTACAACATTACAACTTaatgcaaaccaaacaatttAGACATCAAATGCTGCACGAAATTGCAATTTGAAACGGCTAATGGCTCGTAAACGAGCTGAATACTAAAAGGCTCAAGTTCGatttgtttaaattttttaatgttTCGAGTTCGATTCGAGCTTGATTTGTCAGATGTTCGTATAAAATGATATTCGAACTCGAATTTGTTAATAACTCATAAAAGGAttgaaaaatattcaaaatgtGTTCTTGATCTTAATCAATATGTTACTAGAACTCAagctcgactcgtttaaggctcgtgcacTTACTTGATTGAAAGTTCATGGACATGCTCGTGaactcgagctcggctcgataaatCATCGAGCTCGAAATCAGGTTCGAGATCGTCTCGTCTACTAATTGAATCGAGCTTCgaataaatttttttgaattaaatatcGAATAACTTGCAAGTAGCTATGTTCATTTACAGTCTCAATATACGTGAAGCTTATAgatcattaattatatataagtaTTATGCTCAATTCCATAAACTGAGGGGATCCCAATTTGTGTCGTTGAAGAAAAAGAATCAAGCACAAGTATAGTCAATTTAGCAGTTAAAATGAAGAGAAGGAATGGGTGTGTGTCGTTTTTTGGGCAATGAGAAGAGATTTTGAAAGTCTGATTTAGATTAACTTATTAATATCACTGCGGTTAACAGttccgaaaaaaaaattagaattaatcCGGATCGTACAACCTTGTAAAAGATGCGACAGCTCATCACAAAAATCATTGTTTTGAATTCTGAGAGATCATCAGATTAATTGGAGGGCCTGTTGATAAGAACGAATAAAATTGTCGTCCACCTACAGTTTTTTACTAAATTATTTTTCCAATTTCGTTTTGTTGCTGATGGAATTCATGTAAAATGACTAGAAGCACCCTATgtcgaatttaaataataaaaaatacaaattaattgagctaattaactaaataaattgtcCCTTGTGCAATTTAGACATCTCTTTTAAAACACTTCAATTATGACCTTTTAAAATCACGTCATTTCGGAGATAAAATTGTGGGTGTCGAAATTACTGCAAATCAAAAGGTGAAATCATTATTGAAATAATTTCAAAAGTAGTTCCGAAACTGCAAAATGGATAAGAAAGAATAGTAATTTATTATCCATTAACCCTTAAAATTCACCGTTACATAATTCCccattattataaaaatttcggaAACTAGTATTACAATTAAGGGACTTGCAGGAAtgtaacattaaaaaaataaaagacacaTTGTTGTTGCAAAACTATTACTCCATATGGGACTTGCAGGAAATAACATGAAATCATTATTGAAATATTTCAGAAGTGGTTCCGAAATTGCAAAATagatcaaaaagaaaattgaaaatagtGATATGTCGGAAATTAACCTTCAAAATTCATGCTAACATAAATCCAAAATAAATTTCCCTTATTCTGTCTTTTctaattaattagaaataaaaaatatcacgGGAATATTGGTAGGTAATTCTGATTAATTTCATGTCTACACTCGATTTAACAGTATTATGGACTACAAATGGACTGCTAATCAAGCCCTGGGTAAAAAGTTGATACTCATAAACTTGAAAGTAATGGAAAACATTTATTAAGATATTAATTATAGAGAGTAAACATCCAAGAAGAATTCAAGAAGGAAAGAAGACTTCACCGGGAACTTTACCTTAATAAATTATTTCGTGATATATGACCAATGGAGTAGTCTCTcctcaaattttattttattttttgtgtcaGCATCTTGCACCTACTTGATATcaacacatatatatttatatgtttgtaTATAAATGATTGATCATGTCTACTTCCAcacctcatctctctctctctctctccatagaGCCACCAAGAAGATGATGCAACCGGAGCTGCTTATGCCCACATGGCCAAACTACAACTTTGCTTGCTCACCGTTTGATCAAAAGGTGTTGTATGATCAAGAAATGGATCTTTGTGTGGTTGATGACTGTGATTTTTCCTATTCATTCATCACATCACCTCAAGACTCCTCTGTTTTGTCTTCAAACTCATGCATCCCAGCCATGATCCTAGATGAGTATCTTGATCTAAAAGATTCGTGCAACGAATTTCAAACATCTTCAGCCATGGATGGAATGGAGATCATTTCAAGAGGAGATATTGAGGGGATATGTGAATGGATAAATGGAGATGGATACATCCAAGAAGATTCCTCCTCTCATGATCTAGTCATGGAAGGAGATGATGGTTGGAGCCCTTCTCTCTCCTCGGATTCCCACGCCCTGGCAGAGACGGATGCAGAGCTCACTCTGATCCATCTGATGAGGGCGTATGGGGAGGCTGAGGAGAATGGGGAGAGGGAGCTAGGCGAGGTGCTTGTGGGGGCGATAAATGGCAAGAGTAGCCCACTTGGAAGCACAAGTGAGCGCGTTGCATACAACTTGTTTGGAGCAAAGGAGGGCCGTGGAGAGGAGAACCTCATGGCCGCGTTCAGAGTGATGTACCAGGGCCTCCCAAATGGGAGACTAGCACATTTCACTGCGAACGCGGCCATTCTTGACTCCATCCCAGATGATGTTGGGATGGTGCAAATTGTGGATTTTGACATGGGAGAGGGGATCCAATGGCCTCCGTTGATGGAGGCGTTGGGGCGGAAGGGGAAGGCCGTGAGGATCACGTCGTTGAGAAGAGAAGAGGAATGcacttcttcttgttggaggtTTGAGGACACCAAGAAAAGGCTTCTATCACAAGGCAAGCAATGTGGGGTGAAGCTCCAAGTTGAAGAAAAGAGTGTTGAGGAAGTTGGTGTTGAGATGTTGAGGATGAAGAGAGAAGGGCAGGGCAGAGATTGGGTGGTGTTCAACTGCATGGTGGGGCTTCCACACATGGGCAGACGACGGCCTAGAGCGAGTGTGGAAGGATTTTTGAAGGAAGGCAAGGCTATGCTGGCTGGTTTTGGGGGCATTGTGGTGCTCGGAGATGGAGAAGCGAGGGATGATCCGGACGGCTGCTGCAGCTACGCCTCCTATTTTGATAGCATGCAGAGGCATTACCAAGGTGTGTTTGAATCTTTGGAGAGGAATTTTCCGGTTTATCTTGCGGAGGCGAGGGCGGCCATGGAGAGTCTGTTTTTGGGGCCTTTGATGTGTCCGGTTGCCTGGTTCCGGGACTGGGAGGAGACGAGGAAAGGCCGCGATTTTCACAACGAGACTCAGTTGGAAGGAAGGAAGCTTAGGTTGGACAGCTTGGTTGAAGCTAAGGAGATGGTGGTTGAAGGGGAGAATTCATATAGTGTTAAGATAGAAGGTGTGAGGGAACATGAAATGGTGTTGCGATGGAAGGAGACACCACTAGTTCGAGTTTCCACTTGGATTTGAATGACACCGGAAACCGGTTGTGCCTGTGAATGTATTAGTATTCTATGATTGTAATGTATAAATGTAATGTAGAGTATAAGTCTATAAGAATAGGATAATTTATAAGAAGGTAAGTCGAGTTAACGAATTGAGTTGAGTTGAGCATAGTAAGCAAGATAGAGCAGAGGTGTTTAATATAAACATGTGAATTCACAATACAAGTATTATCCATCACAAAGTGACATAAATAGCAACTCAACCTATTCGAAGTATACGGAGACAAGCGGGATATCAACGTCGTTGTCGTCTTCGTCCTCGCAAGCAACGACGACATCGAAATGACGGCGGTACGGAGGCAGCTCGGCTTTCGCGACATCTCTGACCAAATCCACCATCTTCCTGTCCATGCGGTCCGCATGCCTCGGGAACATACTGTTGTACAGCAAGCAGCTACCGTACGAGATGCTGTACGCGTTCAAGCCCTTGTCTTTAAGCCATTGGAGAAACTTTCTCAGAGTCGGGTCGCCCCTCAGCACCCACCGGTCCCAAACAGTCCAGCTCAGGTCACGGTGCTTCACGGATGTAGCTGCAGCAGGCTCCGCCATCGAGAAAAAGGGAGTTGCAAGATTTACAAACGTATCCCTGTagtcttccagtttgtgatgtCCATCGAGAACCTTGTAGAGCTCGAGGCAGACGAACCCTGTGGCCATGGCCGTAGAGGTTGCGATGGCAGGGATTATCCTGCCGGCAATGAACTTGGCTTTCAGCTTATCAACTTCGGGAATACTATAGTTTCGGGCCCTCATATTCGCGAGACCAGCAATCATGTCCATATGGAAGTTGCTATCGTCATCCTgcaagaaagaagaaagaaagaaagcaagcaaaaaataaacaaaattatctCATGACAAAAAGAGGCTAACAGACTGTATGTTTCTTTCTATGTTTTGACCACAAATAAATAACTCATGACAAAATTATCatattttgtactccctccgtcccaaacgaaatgtcctatttcttttcgtcaaggagattaagaaatgtgtataaagtagataaagtgggttggtggaaattatttaaatattaagtatagagagagagtgtattgccaaaaaaggaaacaagacatttcgtttgggacagcccaaaaagaaaaacaggacatttcgtttgggacggagagagtattaatcAATATAGATGACCATGGTTTTCAACAGTTTGCATAAGCTTTAGAAGAGTTCTTTCCGCACATAAAATCATACGATGGTGAAATAAATTAAGGCCATGAACCAAACCTCCACAAATTTTCTCAAGCAAACAATTGGCAAATGGCATCATAATGTTGAATTTTTTTCAAGGGTTTCAATCAAATCCGTTAACTCTGGCAGAAATAGGGAGAATGTGACTGACCTTTTCAAACTGAATCGGGTTCATCTTGTATCCTACAGGCAACTTTTGCTTGCACGATTCTAATCTCATGACCAACTCATCAATGACAACAGCGTCATCCATGGATGCAGTCGAGAGACTAGTAGCTTTTTCATCTGTCACAATCTTCGCATCTCTCCTTGGCATGAAATCAGGAACGATTACTTTGTCCACAGCATCGGCCAACTTAGCTGGAGACTTCACCCAATCAGGAACTGGAATGGCAAAAGTTTCTGCACGCAGTATGGCAGCTGCCAAGACAAAGTTTATATGACTCGAATCCTCATTGGAGAAGTGGACTGGGCGCGGAAAACGTTTTGGTGCAGACCAAAAGGGAGCGCCAGAGCTAGTAAGAGCATCCTCAGGAAATGTATAGGTTAACTGCTTGACCCTATTAACAAAGTAGTCCTCGAACCTATAATCACAAACAATACAAATTAGAAACTTCTGATAAATATTTAGAACGATCCTATTTAACAATAATAGTAGAAGGTATATGCGATCATACTTCAAGCGCGCCCAGGTAATGCAGTCCTGGAATGTATCACATTTGTCCTTGTCTAGGCATTCAAGAACGCGTTCCAAAATGTCTCGAGCCTGTGCATCACCAGCTTTTTTCATGGCAGATATGTATTCACTAGGACTACTTAGGTAAGCATTCACCTCAGTCGGAGTCTTCTCGAGCAAACCCTCAAATTCTGACCTAGCCCATGTTAAGCAATGGTCGATGTTGTGTGGAAAAGAATGCACGGTGCACATAGGTGCTTGCTTCTCGGGTGGGTCCCGCGTAGCACCATAGTTTTTAGTTAGGTGAGGAATGACCGTCTGAATATTGCACAAGGCACCCAAGGTTCCGGACTCCAAGAGCGGTTTCTGAAAGTATACACACCTTTGATCAATGTAAAGCCTGGCATTTACATTATCTAGAGCATTGATGACAACACTCAAATTCTCCCAAAATGTGTCGTGAAACACATTTTCAGACTCGGGACTCGCCCGATTCTGCAAAGCTTCCACATGAAGACGTGAGTTGATCAAGGTGGCGGCAGAGGAAGCAACAGTAGACTTCGCCTGGCCTATGTTCCAATCTCTAAATAGAAATTGTCGGGTAAGGTTACTCTTTTCTATGACATCATCGTCTGTAATAGTCATTTTTCCTTCATCGCCACAACAAACCCCCATTAAAGCTAAATTTTTCAAGAATTCACACCCTAGTGCACCGGAACCCACAACAAAAACTTTTGCATCCTCAAGTTTCTTCTGCAACTTTGACCCGAATACTGAGATTTGAGCATCATAACGAGAATTCAAGGGCCTCAAATCATTCGGATCCAAGGGTTCCATCGGAAGAGATTCAACAGAATCAAAATAGAAAAACTGCCAAACAAGTAAATTAATGAATCAATATCAGGAAAAAAACTTAATCATGCATAATAGTAACCATCATTTATCTttcgtcaaaaaaaaaaaaaaaaacatcatttATCATTTAGTCTTTTCGTCAGTGTAAATAAGATGCTCCTTCGAATGACTATCTTAAACCAGATGCATGCTAAAAACTAACCTGGACAAGTGGGTGGAACTTGCCAGAGCATGCCTTCACAACCTCTTGTCCAACAAGACCACCAAACAAGGCAGCCATGGGGTTTAGCACGGCCCTAGCACCAAAAGCAAAATTCCTCAGAAGCTTTTCGTCAATTTCTTCCAATTTACCATCCGCAACAGTATTGTTCATATTAGCAGTAATCACTATTAATTTTTGGGCATCTTCTTCTGATCCCGCAAGAGGGAAGCGACCCATCTCTACTCTAAATTTTTCTAGCGCTTGAAAGGCTAGGTGAAGGAGGCGTGGACGATCAAGTTTGGAGAAGTCACTTAGAAGAAAATCACCAGGGTCCTTAAGTGCCTGGTGCAGTGGCTTGAAACTCAACACTTTTGGCTGTTTAACTTGTGTGACAATACCACCTCTCTCATACTGAGCATAGTTTGTCGTATCCTCTTCAATGGAGAATGAATAAGGCCTAGTATTCATTACCTTTCTCGGTTTTCCATCATTCAGTTCTGTCATCCCTCTCACTTCAGAAAATACAACTAGATCTCCATCTTCGAATTCTACTCTCTCATCATCAACACAAGCTACAAGAGCTGGATTATCATTGCTAATAGATGCAATAATTCCGGTGTGCGGATCCTTACCATCAACATCAAGAACTGTAAATTCAGGACCAAAATCACAAAACACGCTACCAAAAAGACCTCGAACTTCAGATTTGATGAAAGCAATCGGAGGTTGATGTCGGTGGCAATAATCATCGAACTCTATGGCTTTCTCTAAGCTAATATCAGTAAATACAACAGCCtgcaaaaataaatttgaatggACGCACAAGAAAAGATTATGGGCCATAAATTAGGTTGTAACACTAAAATAAGTACAAGAGAGGCAAACATAAATTCACCCaaagaaatatataaaaaaataacacatGGAGATTATACAGATATCCAATAAACAAAGAGTTGGTATTAGAAATGAGCTTGCAGGAGCCTAAGTGTAATAGTAAAAAGAATGGTGATTAGAGTGATGCGGGGGAAGCATTCATTTTGCCCTGTATTCTAAATTAATGCCAGAACCTACAAATTGCGAAGGAAAATAATCTGTTTATTATAAGTAACTGCATCATACTAATGGTTATCAGAGACAGGGCTGCATCACTAATAAGGaattaaataattcaaacaTACAAAAGGAAAATGCAAGCTTAAAAGATGTAGAATAGTTTAGCATTCAATTCAAGTAGCAGAACATGCCGGTAACAACAAAATACAATAAGGTCCTTGCCATAATGTACCTGAAAATCGGCCAATTGCTCTTTAGTCATCTCACTAGTTAATGCAGAAATCATCACTGAATTGTTCAGTTCCTGCAATTTTGTTACAGATGCAAGAGCTCTATTTTTGCCTATATCTTCTTCAGAGAAAATAAAGTTGCTTGACAAATCCCATAACTCTACGGTGCCCACATCATGCAGGCTGACAGATTTAACACCAGCAAGAATAAGGTTCTTTGCTGCAAACAAATATAGGCAccattaaaactaaaaaaatcatagtCATTGATATCAAATATTGGAAAGCCAAACAAATACGATATGTGATATGTTTGTCTCAATGCTCTTTTATTACTATAAGATGCCTCAGTTAACAATGTAATATGCAATATGTGgtctcaatatttttttattttaagaggttTCATTTAACAATGAGATATGTGATATGTTTGTCTTGATATTCATTTATTATAAGATGCCTCATTTAACAATGTGATATGCAATATGTTTGTCTAGATATTATTTCATTGTAGAATGCCGCATCTAACAATATACTATATCAATCATCTCACTTTACTATGTGAGTCTAGCATTGCATATTACACTTTACTATGTCCGTCTAGCATATTTCATTGTGGAAtggaatataaaatataatgagcAATAACACAATTCGCCATCTTGGAAATTGTTGAGGCTAAATAGTCTAAATTGGTGATTATCTTGGAAATTGATCTCTATATGTTGATGCTAAAGTGGTAACTTGATCATGAAAATGGATAATCTAGAGACTGTAACTGGTTCGTGAAAATGGATATGACAATGGCAAATTCCTTAATAAATTACTGCAATGAAAGACTCAACTTTTGTTCTCGATTCTTATTTATGAAAAGCTCCAATATCATAAACATTATCGTAACTGATATTATGCACTTACTAAGAAAAGTTTATGTAAAaagatttcattaaaatttactaGTAGTACAATTTATTCACAAACATAAGCACACATCATTACCTATTTCAGCTCCAAGACCTTGCAATCCAGAAATCAGAATATTGG includes these proteins:
- the LOC131022691 gene encoding ubiquitin-activating enzyme E1 1-like isoform X2, producing MVNSSGSPEFMLPVKRTTAGAELGLVDSSEPTKKHCANLASDAASSMAGGSSLNGTVAVGNGKLAIGGGNVSEIDEDLHSRQLAVYGRETMRRLFASNILISGLQGLGAEIAKNLILAGVKSVSLHDVGTVELWDLSSNFIFSEEDIGKNRALASVTKLQELNNSVMISALTSEMTKEQLADFQAVVFTDISLEKAIEFDDYCHRHQPPIAFIKSEVRGLFGSVFCDFGPEFTVLDVDGKDPHTGIIASISNDNPALVACVDDERVEFEDGDLVVFSEVRGMTELNDGKPRKVMNTRPYSFSIEEDTTNYAQYERGGIVTQVKQPKVLSFKPLHQALKDPGDFLLSDFSKLDRPRLLHLAFQALEKFRVEMGRFPLAGSEEDAQKLIVITANMNNTVADGKLEEIDEKLLRNFAFGARAVLNPMAALFGGLVGQEVVKACSGKFHPLVQFFYFDSVESLPMEPLDPNDLRPLNSRYDAQISVFGSKLQKKLEDAKVFVVGSGALGCEFLKNLALMGVCCGDEGKMTITDDDVIEKSNLTRQFLFRDWNIGQAKSTVASSAATLINSRLHVEALQNRASPESENVFHDTFWENLSVVINALDNVNARLYIDQRCVYFQKPLLESGTLGALCNIQTVIPHLTKNYGATRDPPEKQAPMCTVHSFPHNIDHCLTWARSEFEGLLEKTPTEVNAYLSSPSEYISAMKKAGDAQARDILERVLECLDKDKCDTFQDCITWARLKFEDYFVNRVKQLTYTFPEDALTSSGAPFWSAPKRFPRPVHFSNEDSSHINFVLAAAILRAETFAIPVPDWVKSPAKLADAVDKVIVPDFMPRRDAKIVTDEKATSLSTASMDDAVVIDELVMRLESCKQKLPVGYKMNPIQFEKDDDSNFHMDMIAGLANMRARNYSIPEVDKLKAKFIAGRIIPAIATSTAMATGFVCLELYKVLDGHHKLEDYRDTFVNLATPFFSMAEPAAATSVKHRDLSWTVWDRWVLRGDPTLRKFLQWLKDKGLNAYSISYGSCLLYNSMFPRHADRMDRKMVDLVRDVAKAELPPYRRHFDVVVACEDEDDNDVDIPLVSVYFE